The Gemmatimonadaceae bacterium genomic interval GCCCGTGGATACTCGGTGTGGGTGCCGGGCCGCTGGGATCACGACGGTCACGGCTGGTACTTCGTCAACGGCCACTGGCGCTAACAACTCCGCTAGGCTGACGATCTGGAGCTCGGAGTCATCGCACGCCGAGGCTCCGAGCTCCTTTTTTCCGTGCGTGTCGCCAAACGAGAACGCCGGAGGGGCGTTTGCCCGACCGGCGTTCTCATGACAACTCGAGTTGCTGCCCCCTACCCCGCCGCCCTCATCTCGATTCGACTCAAGCGCGCGGCGCCTCGGCGCCTCCTCCCGAAAGCAGCTTTCCAAGCACTCCCCCGATGTTCGGCGAATTTCGCTGAGCGTTCTGCGCCTCCTGATGCAGCGCGCCGGCGAGTTGTCCCGCGTCGATCTGCGAAACGTTCTGGTTGCCGAACTGGCGCCGCGCGAGCACGCCAAGGACGACGGGCGAAAGCATCAGCAGGAGTTTGCGAGCCTTGTCGGATTCGAGCCCGCTCGCCTGCTGTACGCTCTGTTCCACTGCGTCTCGGTGCTGGCCGAAGACTCGGGCGAGCAGCCCACCGGTGCTCGCGACATCGGCCGGCGGACCGGCTTGGAAAGCGCTCGAGACGTTTTCGGTGATGTTCGCGTGAGCCGACGCGGCCTGTTTGATGGCGTCGGCACCGGTTGGGCTCGACGCGTGCCGTGCCAGGCCGCCGACGATCATCGGCAGAGCGGCAGCGATCGCGGTTCGCGCGGCGTTGGGGTTGATTCCGAGTTGCTGACTGATCTGTCCGACCTGGTTGTCCCCGATGTACTGCTGTGCGTTGTCGAGCAGCGCCATTGTAGCCTCCGTTTTGTCCACGTGCTCATCTTCGATAGGCTGTTCGGCACAAACGATTGGACTGAAGTCCAATTTCTCCGACTCAGCTGTTGGACGGGTGAAGACGCATCGCAACGGCTATGGCACGTACCTCGCACAAGCGGCTCATGGACTGCAAGCCGACGCGACGGTAACGGAGCCCAACGCCATGGAAGCGCGTGTCAAATTCGCCGGCCATCCGGTGCACCAGATGCTAATCGTCTTCCCACTGGGCTTATTGTCGACGGCCGTGATTTTCGACGCGATTCACCTGGCGACCGGCAGCGTCACGGCGTCGATGTCCTCGTATTGGATGATTGCCGCCGGCGTAATCGGGGGTCTGTGCGCGGCCGTATTTGGAGTCGTCGATTGGTGGGCGATTCCGAAGGGCACGCGCGCGTACCGTCTTGGCCTGTTGCATGGAATCGGCAACGTCTGTGTCGTCGCGCTTTACGCCGTGAGTTGGTTTCTGCGTCGTCCTGACCCGGGTCATCCGTCGGCAACCGCGTTGATCACGATGCTCGTCGGCGCGATTCTCAGCCTTCTCACAGGGTGGCTTGGCGGTGAGCTGGTGGAC includes:
- a CDS encoding DUF937 domain-containing protein — protein: MALLDNAQQYIGDNQVGQISQQLGINPNAARTAIAAALPMIVGGLARHASSPTGADAIKQAASAHANITENVSSAFQAGPPADVASTGGLLARVFGQHRDAVEQSVQQASGLESDKARKLLLMLSPVVLGVLARRQFGNQNVSQIDAGQLAGALHQEAQNAQRNSPNIGGVLGKLLSGGGAEAPRA
- a CDS encoding DUF2231 domain-containing protein, which encodes MKTHRNGYGTYLAQAAHGLQADATVTEPNAMEARVKFAGHPVHQMLIVFPLGLLSTAVIFDAIHLATGSVTASMSSYWMIAAGVIGGLCAAVFGVVDWWAIPKGTRAYRLGLLHGIGNVCVVALYAVSWFLRRPDPGHPSATALITMLVGAILSLLTGWLGGELVDRLGVGVDDGANLDAPSSLSKKTARL